The sequence below is a genomic window from Theobroma cacao cultivar B97-61/B2 chromosome 6, Criollo_cocoa_genome_V2, whole genome shotgun sequence.
GTGGAGCTTTTTAGATTTACCTTAACGGAGCCAACACTGGAAACCATGTAAATAATATGCACAGCCAAATGAAAACAATTCGTTCAAGATTAAGCTGTCAGCTCAATGATTCCCATCTCTCTCAAAATTAGCTGGAGTTCCTGGTACCTGTGCTCTCACTTTCTATCTTGATGGTGGTTCCTCATGTGCCCTTTGCAGATTTCTCTGCAACAAACTTGTACTAGTATTTAGGCCCGCTGTTGCTATATATGAGCATCTCAAAATGATATTTCACTATTTTGGCCTCATTGCAATCTCATTCTGTCTGGAAAGTCGTTGAGCCACAATTATTAACTTGAAAACTACCAAACTGCTGTTTCATTGATACCTTATTCGGGAGTTGTGCACATTTACAAGCACATGGCACCAAAGAAATCAGAACCCCCATACATTGGCGTCATGGTGATGAGAAATATACGTAGGGGCTTGCTccaaaaagaagttcaaagtTCAAAACTAAGGGGTAAATGGGCTTTTTCTTAGGGATGTGCTTACCCTTGTAGGATTTTCATTTTCAGGATATGAATTTAGTTAGGGGCTCGTCTGCGACTGTTGTCAAAGTCCACAAGTTCAAATCTGAAACATTCTCATGATTCAAATGGTTTAAGTTACATAACATCTGAAGGAGTAAGtttcatccaaaaagaaagatggtaATCACaaaactctcttttttttaatgtgcATGGAAAAAGTCAAGTTCAACAGGCATTGGTATAGGAATGAGCAGTCCATTGACTTTGACAAAACTGGATTAGCAGTTTGATTTGTCACAAGTCACATGCCATGGTTGCTGTCTGTTGCCTTAAACAACAAAAAGGTAAAAACAAAAGCCTAATGTTCTCACTTCTCAAATCCATATACAGGTCAAAAAGCAGACAAAAGATATATAGTTAGCATATAAAAGATAATAAGATCGGATCCCAGGAGCATGCCATCAATGGAAGAAATCTTAACCACTTTATTGGCATGAAGGAAAGGACATTCCTTGATAAGCAAACCCTGAAACACCTAGAACAGAGTTTTATGCCTGGCTTAATGAGAGCAAAAGTGTGAGATTCCAGATGCTGTATCATGCAGCAGTATCTCATATGGATTTGCTCCCTACTCCTTTTTTGAGggttctttttttccttttactaTATTGAGTGTGGGTTCCAAAGCATATGCCTGCTCTTACTAGTGGTTACATGTGTGTTctttgttgaattttcaatGTAAGGATATATCAGAGCTaactctttctttccttccctTCCCTTCCCTTCATCTTTTTAGAGAACAAAACCATAtttaatgtatttttataCGTGCTTTATGCCAAATGCATGTCGGGTGGTCGAGATTGTGGAGatggaagagagagagagagtataTGGACAAAATAGAAACTAGTATCTTAGCTTGATGAACCAATAACAGTCTGCCGCTGCGACTGTCATAgtaattttcttgtttattcACTAAAAACTATGACTGAATTCATTGATGTTGTCGTGGTTTGGAAAACGGATTAACAAGGTTGAAGTGGTTGGACTCATTACTTTTGAATCTTAGATGCCCAGAAACCTTAGTCACCATGGCCCCCTGCCCCAAATTTGATGGTCATCAATTGGCTCGTAGCATCGAGGCATTGAAAACTACGGAGATCTTCCAGCTCATGACAAAACAATGCAACAGACAATAACCTACCAAAAACATTCAATCAAATGTTTGATCAGAAACATGAACAAGAAAATCCCATAGTTATTATCTCCAATACTTGGATGCTACGCACCGTCCAAGCTCAAATTCTTAGTCGATGCTTGCATACTCACAATTTTTGTTGAGTTATCCGCCATAACTTATTTCTATATCTTGCTCTAGTTTTTACATCAAATCGCCCATTTGACATCGAAACATCCATAGAAACCAGCTTAGACCGCCTATCACTTAATTTCCCCTGCTGCTCCAATGGGTTCACTCCCGTCCCCACCACAACCCACGACACCACCACCATCACCGGGGTTCAACCCTTCTCGCTATCGAGTCATCGTGGCTTTTTGTCCTAAAGAGGCAGGGCCTAATGCTAACTTCTTTAACTGTATACAGTATTACAATCCCTCTAACAACACATGGAGTCATGTCAGCCTGATTCCGGACCTACTCGAAAACCATGTCTTAAAGGGTTTTGCTATGGTTTCTCTAGGAGAATCGATTTACATTATTGGTGGGACGTTATGGCACAAAGGGAGGCCACAAAGTTCTAGTGATCAATCCGATGAGTTTGTCGATGTTGGTGTTGAAGTGTCACCTTTAGTACTTCGATACAATGTTCGGTCGGACCAATGGTCCAAATATGCACCATTAGGCATACCACGCTTCGATTTTGCTTATGCTGTTGGTGACAATAAAATCTATGTGGCAGGAGGAAAGTCCAATTGGGATAGTGCGAGAGGGATTTCATCGGCCGAGGTGTATGATCCTGCTCGTGACGAATGGACTCCATTGCCAAGCATGAGCACATTGAGATACAAGTGTGTAGGAGTGACATGGCAAGGGAAAATCTACGTGGTGGGTGGTTTTGCAGAAAGAGGTGATTCGGACCTAAACATGCTGACATTTTCTCCGCAGCGTAGCTCCGCTGAGGTGTTCGACACCCGAGCGGGGAGGTGGGACCTCGTGGCGGGGATGTGGCAGCTCGATGTGCCACCTAATCAGATTGTCTCGGTGGACGGCAAGCTGTTCAGCTCTGGGGATTGTCTCAAGCCCTGGAAAGGTCACATTGAGATGTACGATGGGAAGCTTAACATGTGGGATGAAGTGGATGGATCTTGTTTCCAAATCTCCACATCTGCAGGCACCAACGATGAGCATTGGCCACCGATGGAACGCCTTTACTTAACAATGGCACCGATAGGAACCCAACTATACTTCTTGGCAGGGTACCGCATGGCCGGTGAATCATCCCGAACACTTTCAACAGTCTATATATTTGATACATCGGCAACTGTCGATGCATGGAGGAGCTTAGCGCCAACGGAGGAAGAAGGCGAGAAAGAGCTGTGCAGTCACTGTTGTGTTGTCCAACTCTATTAAGCATTCCAGCGATTGCAATCAATCTTAACCTAGCCATCCTCCTTTGACATTACTCATAAAAAGTACCTTACCTTAGCAGTCCTGTCTTGGTTGTATGGTGAGCTTAGCATGTCAACTAGCATATGCTATGtaacaaataagaaaaaactcatgtaaaaaacaatatttaacTCTCACAATGAGAAATTTTGGATTGTTTAAAAGCTGCTTGCCTTCTCATCCAGAGATTCATAATCTTTCCAATCCGATCACAGgatttaattaactaaaatccCTGAAATTTATTATGTAAAGTTTACATTGCTTTATGTGGCATAACCAAAAGAAGTCCAAAGCTTGCTATGCCAGCAGTTTAATGATGCTTGTCCAAAACTACAAAGAAGCCAAGGACTCCGTTGTCATGATGATGTCTGGTTTGCCTTGTCTAACTGTTCTACCAATTTGCCCAGAGTTCTGAAACCATAATCTAGAATTAGATTAATCTTAATTGTTTTCTTACACATATTTTGAAGCAAGAAATGATGCTGCTGTCTAACAGGGCCCATATCAAATTTTCCAATGAAAAAAAGCCCAAAATGGTCAACATGCTCTTCATGAAGCAAATGCAAAGAAAGACGAGGTGGGTCAATTGAAAGTTAGCCATAGGCCTGCAAACCTcaaaaaagaaggaagagcCCAACCCCAAAGACTCATCAAGTGGTCAATGTCCGTATGACCCAAAGCTTTTACTGCCCtcaaaagaagagaaagtggTACACCAAAAACTCAGGCCAATGAAAGCACGTAAAAGATACTTTTCACGTGAGCCATGAGCTCATCAGCCTCAGCCTAGCTCTCAAGGCACGAGCCACCACGCACCCCTTCCTTGAACATGACCCATGACCCAGACCACGGGCGCAGTGAACCCACAGCCAACTGACACTGAAGTCCCCATGCAGCCCCTACCCTCACTTGGTCAATTTCTACACCTGGACACGCTATCACACGTGTGATGGCACAATACACGGGTGAGATACCTGTTAACAACGTTGAACCTATTTGACCTTGACCCCTACTAAACACCAAGATCAACGGCCAAGATCCAATGGAACGCAACAAGTGATCTAGACCGTTGAAAAAAGGGACAATCTCGAGAATTTAGATGTTCACATGTTGGTTAGAGCCTGAAAAGACCGACAGAAGAAGCCTGATGTGTCGGATTTTGTTATGGgcaaaagagagagaattaGGCTTTTGCTTAGGCAAAATATTTCCTTTATTAATGCCCTTTTTCGGAGTAGGAGTAATTTCCTTTGACAAAAAGACCTGCCTAGTTATGCCATGTGGCAGATTAGGGTAGACGTGACACGTGGGAGGAGGGCACATGCGGGGACCATGGTGGGAGATTTTGGGGTTTCAAGCCTGCAAGTTGGTTGGGGGGGACATGGGCACATACCCCGACATGGTGCATGTGGGAGGGGTTAATGAAATGGTTCGTGAGTGGGGTCTCACGATACTGTTAGTCTAACTATTTAAGGATCCTCCACCTACACAGTGCTCGGCGATGATACCACCTCCAACCttacccccccccccccccccctaaTCAGCCAGATTGTTTTAGCGGATGCTGCCTGATGCCTCAATAATTTCATGCACCCCTCACATTGATTTTGGCTATTTGCTAATTGGCTATTGCCTCTTAAATTGGCGCCATATCATAAAAATCAAGCAGAAGTTACTTTCCTACTTCAATTGAGTTGGTTGCTAGTCTCTTTGGTTAGCTCAACTACAAAGGAGGATTCACCCAGAAGGAGCTGTGGGCTAATGATGCGTATATGCCACGTTGGACCACCAAAAACTGCTATGTCGGATGCCACATAATCATAGCACCATTGCACAAAAGCCTGCATGGTGGTGGGGTCCTCGGAGGACCCCACCTTCTGAGTTGCCCTTTTCAAggttgaagaagaaagaaacagatGGTACTTTTGTTTTCGTGACTTTATCAGTTCCCATGTTGTAATCCGTTGCTCTTCCTTTATCTCTAtttttctccctttctttCTGTCCGTATCACCGCAATTCTTGCTTTGGACCGCCTTAGCATTCTTCAGCTCTCCCATCAATCTTCCACTATTCACAAATGCCCCTCCTATCCACTTTCCTGCATAGAGTAATGAAGACTTGAAAGAGGATATACAACAGTAATTTAATGGACGATCAAGGCAATTAAATCAAGCAGGTGAAAACAAGCTAAGGTGTTGTTATTGAGTTGGCCCCTGAAGCGAAACAAACTactagaagagaaaaaaagggagaaaattttttgtagCTGGCAATGGCCCATGACATGGCTGAGTGTTTTAATCTGTCTACAAAACCTTTAATAATCATTTGATAGAGTGTACTGTGTTGAGGgggaaaatgggagaaaaagaaaaagataactTATTTTCCTTTCTGTCTGCTGGacattttcatgcttttggtttAGCAACTCTGGATGGGGAGCTTACATCTTTTAATCTGCATGTTGGGTATTCTGTTGCAATCTTGCTTTCCAATTTAAGAGGTTGCATTATAAGACTAAAGAAGTGAAACTGGCTACATGAAGTGGTGCAGAAGTGAATCATTTGGATAGAAAGAATGCATAATTGAACAAGATTTTGCTCAAAGCATTTTGTTtcttaaacatgaaaatttgtcataaattaataataattaaaagaaacagATAGAGAGAGACAGAAACAGAGAGAATGGAAaggcctttttctttttgtgtggATAACAATTCAGGTGCCTTTAGTACTGAACTACTAATGCATACCAAATCATATCCACAAAGAAAATTTGATCTCAAAAGTTTTATATGATCCAAGTTTTGGTAAAATGAGAGTGAAAAATAAACTTATTATACATTAGAAATGGATCAAAGTTAATGGTAAATTATGTCAATAGTGTCAGTGTTCATACTTGAAACCTTCTAAACACACACAGCAATCTTGAGTGCTGATGCATCAGGCTTTGACTGCTGTAATTTCTAAACCCCCTGTCCAACTCAAGCAAAGACCACAACTTTCAAGTCTTGGGCCTTGATTACATAAAGGGGCAGGAGAAACATGATTGAGAAGTCAATTTCAACTCTTTGATTTGCCTCAAGccatagaaaagaaaattttaagtttgcTAATACCCAGAATTTTGTTTGTTCTACCAACaattaaaaagcaaaaagaaaatggtggTAGCAGTAAACAATAGTAAACCACTCCAAATTCCCAAGTTTCTCTTTTTCACCCCCTTGTTCACCTACATGTAAAGCTAGCCCACATGCTTCCCTCTTTCTCTGTCTGTGTGTCTCTCATTTCTCTCTCCCACAAAGCCCCAAGCCTACTAACCAGTTTAAGTACTCCAAGAAGCTTTGATTCTTTAGTGTAAAAAGCCTTAAGTACTGCCATAACTTTACCactataaaaaaaactcttcctttctctctctctctctctctctctcactcaTGAAGAGTGATACGTGATGAGAGTTGAGTAAGAGCTaaaacttcttttcttttctttcttttttcttcattgcTGAAACAATGGGACAAGAAGAAAGGTACTTCTATAGTTGGCCTCCGGTAGGAGCTCCGTTGAATGTACAAAGAGAGGACCACTGGAGACACTTTGACAACTCTGTCAATGCGGTGTCCTTTGGCTTTGTTGCTACTGCCATTCTCATCTCCATGTTTTTGGTCATGGCCATCTTTGAACGCTTTCTTAGACCCAATTCTTCCCATGGTGACCTGGAATCTCAGCTTGGTTTCAATGGCAAGCTCAGCCACCCATCTCCAAAAGTGAGTCACCCTTTTGTTTCAACATCTGGGatttcttcaattttgttcaaagtTTTCgttttttgtttgaattgGATTGTTTAGCGTGATTTTCTGGGGGTTAGAAGCGGTTTCTTTGCTTTACATGGCAACTGGTGTTTAATCtaaggaaaaaaggaaaatccttttccttcttttttcacAGTTTGGGGTGGTTACTTACGTTTAGGAAAACAGTAATTATCATCTGATCTGACATAAAGCTTTCTCTCTACATCATACATTTTATATTTGCAGTAAATCCTTCCTTTTGGCTCAAGTTTAGATTTGTTTGCTTTGTCAGTGAAATACATTTCTTCTAAATTGTACTTCTACCACTGTTAAATCATGTTAAAGATGCTTAATTAGCTATAAATTTCTTTACATTCTTTTCTTTAGGCTGAAAGAAGAAGATTCATCGACATTTTTTTTGCTTCCTGCTAGCTTGTCTTAAGCTCAATGTTTAAGGCTTCTGTTTTCAGCTTGTTCCTCGTTTCCTCCTTCCTCTGTTACATTTCGTGTGATGCCCTTTCTCCATGAAAACTACTATTTCTTATCGACTGTGGCCCTTGGCTCCTCTTTTTGTCTTTGGGACCCTTCCTTCTCCTTTGAACTAGTCATCTACCAAAATTGCTTAGACAATGTGTTTACCTTTTGACTTTGTTTATGTGTAGGGCTAACTGTTTCagtcatttcttttttaacgATAAAGTTCGCAAATGAGAGCTTAATTTTCTGTCATTTAATGTCTCATGACATAAAGCATATCAGATGATtaaattttcttcctttcctgcAATTGCAAATCTGCATCTTTTAGTCAAAAGTTTGATCTTTTTTGGAGCTGTCAACTGTGCTGTGCTTGTATTTATGATCGTTTAGGCAATGTCCCATCTAAGAAGTGAAGGTTCTGCTGAAGTTGATTGGTTGGTCCCAGACCAAAGAGTCCAACAAATAGGTATAGGTTGTTTGAGTTTAGACCCACCATTTTTACATGTTGGTCACCGGAGTCACCAGTGTCAAGCTTCCTGTTGGAGCGCATGGCCAGTACCTCGGATTGGGGACAAATGGTCAACCT
It includes:
- the LOC18596914 gene encoding kelch-like protein 5, which gives rise to MGSLPSPPQPTTPPPSPGFNPSRYRVIVAFCPKEAGPNANFFNCIQYYNPSNNTWSHVSLIPDLLENHVLKGFAMVSLGESIYIIGGTLWHKGRPQSSSDQSDEFVDVGVEVSPLVLRYNVRSDQWSKYAPLGIPRFDFAYAVGDNKIYVAGGKSNWDSARGISSAEVYDPARDEWTPLPSMSTLRYKCVGVTWQGKIYVVGGFAERGDSDLNMLTFSPQRSSAEVFDTRAGRWDLVAGMWQLDVPPNQIVSVDGKLFSSGDCLKPWKGHIEMYDGKLNMWDEVDGSCFQISTSAGTNDEHWPPMERLYLTMAPIGTQLYFLAGYRMAGESSRTLSTVYIFDTSATVDAWRSLAPTEEEGEKELCSHCCVVQLY
- the LOC18596915 gene encoding uncharacterized protein LOC18596915 — protein: MGQEERYFYSWPPVGAPLNVQREDHWRHFDNSVNAVSFGFVATAILISMFLVMAIFERFLRPNSSHGDLESQLGFNGKLSHPSPKMTIYTSGVSVLMPGDEIPTFIAHPAPVPCHPERVLPHHQHNSSANPASNSSVNINASLIGEN